The Trichosurus vulpecula isolate mTriVul1 chromosome 4, mTriVul1.pri, whole genome shotgun sequence genome contains a region encoding:
- the LOC118848543 gene encoding dual specificity mitogen-activated protein kinase kinase 4-like: MAAPSPSGGSGSGSPGAVGPPGSGNMAVSSMQDKRKELKLNFANPTLKSTAQFTLNPSGAQNPHMERLRLHSIKSSGKLKISPEQHWDFTEVDLKDLGEIGEGAYGSVNKMVHKPSGQIMAVKRIRSTVDENEQKQLLMDLDVLMQSSDCPYIVQFYGVLFREGDCWICTELMPTSFDKFYKYVYSVLGDIIPEEILGKITLATVKALNYLKENLKVIHRDIKPSNILLDRSGNIKLCDFGISGQLIDSIAKTKDAGCRPYMAPERIDPSTSGQRYDVRSDVWSLGITLYELAMGRFPYPKCNSMFDQLTHVVKGDPPQLSNSKEREFSPSFINFVNLCLTKDVSKRPKYKELLKHPFILMYEERTVEVACYICKILDQMPATPTFPEYVD, from the coding sequence ATGGCGGCACCGAGCCCAAGTGGTGGCAGCGGGAGTGGTTCTCCTGGAGCCGTGGGGCCCCCAGGGTCAGGCAACATGGCTGTCAGCAGCATGCAGGACAAACGTAAAGAACTGAAGCTGAATTTTGCAAATCCGACTTTGAAATCTACAGCACAATTTACCTTGAATCCTTCAGGAGCCCAAAACCCACACATGGAGAGACTGAGACTACACAGCATCAAATCATCAGGAAAACTGAAGATCTCCCCCGAACAGCACTGGGATTTCACTGAAGTTGACTTGAAAGACCTTGGAGAAATTGGAGAAGGAGCTTATGGTTCTGTCAACAAAATGGTCCACAAACCAAGTGGGCAAATAATGGCAGTTAAAAGGATTCGGTCTACAGTGgatgaaaatgagcaaaaacagcTTCTTATGGACTTGGATGTGTTGATGCAAAGTAGTGACTGCCCATACATTGTCCAGTTTTATGGCGTACTCTTCAGAGAGGGTGACTGTTGGATCTGTACGGAACTCATGCCTACCTCATTTGACAAgttttacaaatatgtatatagtgtATTAGGTGATATCATTCCAGAAGAAATTTTAGGTAAAATCACTTTAGCAACTGTGAAAGCACTAAACTACttaaaagaaaacttgaaagttatTCATAGAGACATCAAACCTTCCAATATTCTTCTGGATAGAAGTGGAAATATTAAACTCTGTGATTTTGGCATTAGTGGACAACTTATAGACTCCATTGCCAAAACAAAAGATGCTGGGTGCAGGCCATACATGGCACCTGAAAGGATAGACCCAAGTACATCGGGACAAAGATATGATGTCCGTTCTGATGTGTGGAGTTTGGGGATCACACTGTATGAGCTGGCTATGGGCCGATTCCCTTACCCAAAGTGCAACAGCATGTTTGATCAGCTGACACACGTGGTAAAAGGAGACCCCCCACAGCTGAGTAATTCCAAGGAAAGGGAATTTTCCCCAAGCTTCATTAACTTTGTCAACTTGTGCCTTACAAAGGATGTATCCAAAAGACCAAAGTATAAAGAACTTCTGAAACATCCTTTTATTTTGATGTATGAAGAGCGCACAGTGGAGGTTGCATGCTACATTTGTAAAATCCTGGATCAAATGCCAGCAACTCCCACCTTTCCTGAGTATGTTGATTGA